In Pseudonocardia sp. DSM 110487, the sequence GAGATCCGCACCGACGCGGCCGTACTGCGGTCGGTGGTGTTCGGCGGCCGCCCGCTGGCCGAGGCGGTCTCCGCAGGCGAGGCCGAGGTGCGAGGCGACGCGGAGAAGGCGACGGACTTCGTGTCCCGCTTCCCCCGGCCGGCGCCGGTCGGTTCCTGAACGTCCCCGCTACCGCAGCCAGGCCGAGTAGCGGCCCCTTCGCTTCTGCACCGAGAGCGGCAGGTTGAAGGTCGTGCTCAGGTTCTCGTCGGTCAGCACGTCGTCCAGCAGGCCCGCGGCCACCACCGCGCCCTCGCGCAGCAGCAGCGCGTGGCTGTAGCCCACCGGGATCTCCTCGACGTGGTGGGTGACCAGCACCGACGCCGGGGCGTCCGGGTCGGCGGCGAGCGCGGTGAGGCGCCCGACGAGGTCCTCGCGTCCGCCGAGATCGAGGCCTGCCGCCGGCTCGTCGAAGAGGATCAGCTCCGGGTCGGTCATGAGGGCGCGGGCGATCAGGGTGCGCTTGCGTTCCCCCTCGGACAGGGTGCCGTACTCGCGGTCGGCGAACCCGTGCATGCCCATCGCGGCGAGCAGGCTGTCGGCGCGGTCGGTGTCGGCCCTGTCGTACCGCTCCCGCCAGCGGCCGAGCACGCCCCACCCCGCGCTGACGACGACGTCGCGCACCTTCTCGTCGTTCGGCACCCGCAGGCCGAACGCGGCGGACGTGAGGCCGATCCGCGTACGCAGCTCGAACACGTTCACCCGGCCGAGCTGCTCGCCGAGCACGTGCACCGTGCCGGTCGTCGGGTGCAGCTCAGCCGCGGCGATGCGCAGCAGGGTGGTCTTCCCGGCGCCGTTGGGGCCGAGGACCACCCAGCGCTCGTCGAGCTCGACGGTCCAGTCGATGTCGCGCAGGAGGGTGGCCCTCCCGCGGCGGACGGTGACCCCCGACATCCGGACGACGGTGTCCGCAAGATCACCCGCGGTGGGCCCCGTGGTTTGCAGGGACTCATAACTTGATCCGGGCGCAGCCACGGGGCATATCCTCGCCGATCGTGCCGGTCTTCCCGCTGGGTGCCCATGCAGACGACGGAGGCGTGCGCTTCGCCGTGGCCTCCACCAGCGCGGATGCCGTCGAGGTATGCCTCGTCGACGGCGTCGACGGCGCCCTGTCCGAGAAACGGGTGGCGCTCACGGAGCGCACCTTCGGCGTGTGGCACGGGTACGTCGAAGGGGTGAGGCCGGAGCAGCGCTACGGCTACCGCGTGCACGGCCCGTACCGGCCGTGGGACGGCGTACGGGCCAACCCGGCGAAGATCCTCGTCGACCCCTACGCGCGCCGGATCACAGGCGGTGTCACCGACCTGCGCGCGGCCAGGGGCTGGGTGGACGATCCGCTG encodes:
- a CDS encoding ABC transporter ATP-binding protein, with protein sequence MSGVTVRRGRATLLRDIDWTVELDERWVVLGPNGAGKTTLLRIAAAELHPTTGTVHVLGEQLGRVNVFELRTRIGLTSAAFGLRVPNDEKVRDVVVSAGWGVLGRWRERYDRADTDRADSLLAAMGMHGFADREYGTLSEGERKRTLIARALMTDPELILFDEPAAGLDLGGREDLVGRLTALAADPDAPASVLVTHHVEEIPVGYSHALLLREGAVVAAGLLDDVLTDENLSTTFNLPLSVQKRRGRYSAWLR